The following proteins are co-located in the Flammeovirga kamogawensis genome:
- a CDS encoding baseplate J/gp47 family protein, with protein sequence MIYNGTSQESRELTNLVNRDLQLNDIDLRDTLVQVFNTLKEGDAQGYRYWYNILFSEISILADLKYFDIEEYQKININAYHNFTQFRRKEKREKYLKKNIDTFTVLLSYFSKWLTGFITKGFFESELYLTICRLLNTPSVLSDLSFIYYQKNSERQFIKHKTPEFIVNIFILLDYKYENNERNFQEDEEIDFLAEACHRLNTVFIDLFFMIKGKSDQYYSFYIENSSQQPHIDLMMTYQHLYKYPQKMLNSFAKRYLNLYFNDVLEEKRHLEKKDFAYLTFGLNDGIQYAKIHAGTKFIAGTDSLRKNVYYSLDHNVVLTSSEVKKITVKNIEFKEIGTKYPINIVSAVKSFEQPLLEGELINLPLFGSDGLEKQPINFYVSDHVLLLDNGDREVVFTFHLDAKSMNRLAHLISNVKEATGWKGDLLFNNIFGDIFTAEFTGPEGWVTVKKITFLTTKYTPTSLAFKVIIKADEDSVVGANKVLHAINSFTDKPVFKFTLNTETYLFGYSFLSELIIDRIVIDVNVLGYSGFNVYNHDGELATNVPYAAWGNQPVKGNYIVLGSNEVFYKNLNYLDIDCHWYNLPFHPNGLTGYYETYEQEELKNSKFKLKLERLKNGKWIYLDTFSMFKNQRSTSNEEVYDIGALSDLTYFHDIEYVNAPSIDEVNQDDLQSFSNYSKNGYLKFTLENPEVGFGHEVYPKLLMSQVGQKSFFTFWKKNKVKEYSVPFVPFVSKITANYSAKSTIILDEKIKNVDRVAKFGFNYGTNKVVETVTKQHLFPKIEMGISIEIEIANAFKGDIISLLFQLKNNSNEEEKRKANNLIWEFYNGGEWESIAESNILRNETDNLTKTGMVIFKVPETFNDNSTSKSICIRIHLAGEQQNDIVIEKIYSKVVEVVLNLPEETSHYDYGKVLSPNSISRSLSKIPGIRSIEQPLPSFGGKSLERENAFVNRISETIKHRNRPVTTWDYEKIILTEFHEISQVICIPVSEFNNSLLIVIIPVSEEKFPITTNDLLKRVDRFLKSITSSHVKFEICSPLYEKIKVNVSLSLKVGYTQGFYLEEINTKLTNFINTISSSNSNRFVLGGKLHLSDVLSYLKTIPYIDGIKHLSLVHLIKDDNNKFKLIDTAQEDYNESFILASKPWSVLTSSTDHEVYLDDQKNDKAGINNLKISTDLIVNSYN encoded by the coding sequence ATGATTTATAACGGAACTAGTCAAGAAAGTAGAGAGCTAACAAATTTAGTTAACAGAGACCTACAACTAAACGATATTGATCTAAGGGATACTTTAGTGCAGGTTTTTAATACCCTAAAGGAAGGAGACGCACAAGGGTATCGTTATTGGTATAATATATTATTTTCTGAGATAAGTATTTTAGCTGATTTAAAATATTTTGATATTGAAGAATACCAAAAGATAAATATTAATGCTTATCATAATTTTACACAGTTTAGAAGAAAGGAGAAAAGAGAGAAATATTTAAAGAAAAATATAGATACGTTTACAGTATTACTATCCTATTTTAGTAAGTGGCTTACTGGTTTTATCACAAAAGGCTTTTTTGAAAGTGAATTATACCTTACAATTTGTAGGTTGTTGAATACACCTTCTGTTCTCTCGGATCTCTCATTTATTTATTATCAAAAGAATAGTGAACGTCAATTTATAAAACATAAAACACCAGAGTTTATAGTCAACATTTTTATACTCCTTGATTATAAGTACGAAAATAACGAGAGAAACTTTCAAGAAGATGAAGAAATAGACTTTCTAGCAGAAGCTTGCCATAGATTGAATACAGTATTTATCGATTTGTTTTTTATGATTAAAGGGAAAAGTGATCAATACTATTCTTTTTACATCGAAAATTCATCTCAACAACCGCACATTGATTTAATGATGACTTATCAGCATTTGTATAAATACCCCCAAAAAATGCTGAATAGTTTTGCAAAAAGATACCTTAATTTATATTTCAATGATGTTCTAGAAGAGAAACGTCATTTAGAAAAAAAGGACTTTGCTTACCTCACATTTGGGCTAAATGATGGGATTCAATATGCTAAAATTCATGCAGGCACTAAGTTTATAGCAGGAACAGATAGTCTAAGAAAGAATGTTTATTACTCATTAGATCATAATGTTGTTCTTACTTCTTCTGAAGTGAAAAAAATAACGGTTAAGAATATTGAGTTTAAGGAAATTGGAACAAAATATCCGATTAATATTGTAAGTGCTGTAAAATCATTTGAACAGCCATTATTAGAAGGAGAGTTGATTAATTTACCCTTGTTTGGTAGCGACGGTTTAGAAAAACAACCTATTAATTTTTATGTAAGCGACCATGTGCTTTTGTTAGATAATGGCGATAGAGAAGTTGTTTTTACATTCCATTTGGATGCAAAATCAATGAATAGACTAGCCCATTTAATTTCTAATGTAAAAGAGGCTACAGGTTGGAAGGGCGACTTACTTTTTAATAATATTTTTGGAGATATATTTACTGCAGAATTTACAGGACCTGAAGGGTGGGTAACAGTCAAAAAAATTACGTTTTTAACGACTAAATATACTCCTACTTCATTGGCTTTTAAAGTTATCATTAAGGCTGATGAAGATAGTGTAGTAGGAGCAAATAAAGTACTTCACGCTATTAATTCATTTACTGATAAACCTGTATTTAAATTTACATTAAACACTGAAACCTATTTATTTGGTTATTCATTTTTATCAGAATTAATTATCGATAGAATAGTTATAGATGTAAATGTATTGGGGTATTCTGGGTTTAATGTATACAATCATGATGGAGAGTTGGCTACAAATGTTCCTTATGCAGCATGGGGAAATCAGCCGGTAAAAGGCAACTACATTGTATTAGGTAGTAATGAAGTTTTCTATAAAAATTTAAACTATTTAGATATTGATTGTCATTGGTACAATTTACCTTTTCATCCAAATGGGTTAACAGGCTATTATGAAACATATGAACAAGAGGAACTTAAAAACTCTAAGTTTAAGTTAAAACTAGAAAGATTGAAAAATGGTAAGTGGATCTATTTAGATACTTTTTCAATGTTTAAAAACCAAAGGTCAACATCAAATGAGGAGGTGTATGATATTGGGGCGTTATCAGACTTAACTTATTTTCATGATATTGAATATGTAAATGCACCTTCTATTGATGAAGTAAACCAAGATGATTTACAAAGCTTTTCGAATTATTCTAAAAACGGTTATCTAAAATTTACACTAGAAAATCCAGAGGTAGGTTTTGGTCATGAGGTATATCCTAAACTATTAATGTCACAAGTAGGGCAAAAGTCATTCTTTACTTTCTGGAAGAAAAATAAAGTAAAAGAATATTCGGTGCCTTTTGTTCCTTTTGTAAGTAAAATTACTGCAAATTATTCTGCTAAATCGACAATCATTTTAGATGAAAAAATAAAGAATGTAGATAGAGTGGCAAAGTTTGGTTTTAATTACGGTACTAATAAAGTTGTAGAAACAGTTACTAAGCAGCACCTTTTTCCTAAAATTGAAATGGGGATTTCAATAGAAATAGAAATTGCTAATGCATTTAAAGGAGATATTATTTCACTTTTATTCCAACTGAAAAACAATTCTAATGAAGAGGAGAAAAGGAAAGCAAACAACTTAATATGGGAGTTTTATAATGGGGGTGAATGGGAAAGTATTGCCGAGTCAAACATTTTAAGAAATGAAACTGATAACCTCACTAAAACAGGTATGGTGATATTTAAAGTACCTGAAACTTTTAATGATAACTCCACATCAAAGAGTATATGTATTAGAATTCATTTGGCAGGTGAACAACAAAATGATATTGTCATTGAAAAGATTTACTCTAAGGTGGTAGAAGTAGTGCTTAACTTACCAGAAGAGACTTCGCATTATGACTACGGAAAAGTACTATCACCAAATTCAATTTCTAGGTCGTTATCAAAGATACCAGGTATTAGATCAATAGAGCAGCCTTTACCTTCTTTTGGAGGTAAGAGTTTAGAACGAGAAAACGCTTTTGTAAATAGAATATCAGAAACAATTAAACATAGAAATAGACCTGTAACTACATGGGATTATGAGAAAATTATCCTTACAGAATTTCATGAAATAAGTCAGGTTATTTGTATTCCTGTATCAGAATTTAATAACTCTTTATTGATTGTTATTATACCTGTTTCTGAAGAAAAGTTTCCTATTACAACCAATGATTTATTGAAGCGTGTAGACCGCTTTCTAAAATCTATTACATCGTCTCATGTAAAATTTGAGATATGTTCTCCTTTGTATGAAAAAATTAAAGTTAACGTTTCGCTAAGCTTAAAAGTAGGGTATACCCAAGGTTTTTACTTAGAGGAGATAAATACTAAACTAACCAATTTTATCAATACTATTTCCTCATCTAATTCAAATCGATTTGTTTTAGGAGGGAAATTACATTTATCAGATGTACTAAGCTATTTAAAAACAATCCCATATATCGATGGAATTAAACATCTTTCTTTAGTTCATTTAATTAAAGATGACAATAATAAATTCAAGTTAATTGATACTGCTCAAGAAGATTATAATGAGAGCTTTATTTTAGCATCAAAGCCTTGGAGTGTACTTACTTCTTCTACCGATCATGAAGTTTATCTAGATGATCAAAAGAATGATAAAGCAGGTATTAATAATTTAAAAATTAGTACTGATCTGATTGTAAACTCTTATAACTAA
- a CDS encoding contractile injection system tape measure protein — protein sequence MEEVLSLNIDYNSSSAVDELLIKQDLSSFIENQLTEVIAGEIELYKNKALIIECIDIEVDANSVFEYKEKTLEVVKNAIHQRLHQLSIDQEGSSTIKELTEKDIKEEPLSIKNKDEVERLFYFSFYGITVWFEKEKWLKKIQNTPSLLIKLVDFYKRRNINFIHFYKFIQRHQLETFLFQLIASESIVYSLIKNSTFTKPQFETIFSKYYTDESIEVSILEIMLANARSFDRKSIHQTFTKLLAVNTTWSNESISLIIDYYKVLREDGGDTLNYADTILEYISLYPINKVNISISDQLYFKIKENLSIDDLLKHFLITEDKVIQLLSLLYLKVSTKEFNTLINNSKDKFISVFSFILGTKVHNTTTLLLLNACLREYNNKKNVSKGLVSLMVEEFKKQIIIRFDSLMNQFIHSPKSVDIQEWIELKLNYEFINDRSFSRLFIDKKSPEKIVYFSILLRYNYDIGVEKILDKTTIGLLKNSTSTTSKTTLRLLKECIKVFNSNKITPQALASSMKEEFKKQLVKRFIYLKALFISNPKNVPFQEWVDLKINYEIIEKGSFQELITKHLNADEALFFILYLTVSYDAKVEDLIGQAKGENHLEGLSKSETRGVYLASNLLKMPIAEVINRLSTYQKNNLIHLGIKDIIKEDINLFVEKTNRLWHSFIAAPLQIKARENNILEIVYSGVLYVFNFRYESNQVEFLVALNAFISHKTIGRLEKELKSISEKQGNDFSAEIKALTDRITISLIHDIIKRSTGKVELLGASLTIEIVAKDLVIRNVKLKEVSYFNLTANEKECYLLIKKLIYLENENVDVKVIIKELHQLVGAFSSSNIKSIETLLRWVYPTTDSITIDKLFATNNFNLTIADSEITILYKDYKVKIINKKNGYFIQLDVFNELKIIEQIIDAFTVYKIVVDFNHLIKHLKKINSIADKVDLLLPNTLIKQEEYEIEFLVDLVINNLSNSITAAQFEILLQYFNTKSLKELAYLNKYSIRQKNILFSYLNLRYTKSISETIEKLEIEINDEFSKHFSITLISKYIKSIQNILFFKAKNEIKISRIKDAIITILPNINFSYNRIFTITCELLKLNYTRQETITLTSLTKDVEKTIKKCAIKIPNAGLVIIAPYIQLFFNRQGLLKENNKAFKNEKSLLKGVALLLYIAHKNVLVEEESQLILPKILCGLKLEETISIDFNLTDDEKESADFLLSTVIEHWSSLKQMEPDSLRVMFFIREGLLTLNDDWTLEVEKGTYDIFVKMLPWSIKMTMLPWMDNKLNCKWGK from the coding sequence ATGGAAGAAGTATTGTCTTTAAATATTGACTATAATTCTAGTTCAGCTGTAGATGAATTACTTATTAAGCAAGATCTTTCGAGTTTTATAGAAAATCAGCTTACAGAAGTAATTGCTGGAGAAATAGAATTATACAAAAACAAAGCATTAATTATAGAATGTATAGATATAGAGGTTGATGCAAATTCTGTGTTTGAATATAAAGAAAAAACACTAGAAGTAGTAAAGAATGCAATACATCAAAGGTTACATCAGTTGAGTATTGACCAAGAAGGTTCTTCTACTATTAAAGAGTTGACAGAAAAGGATATAAAAGAAGAACCGCTTTCAATAAAGAACAAGGATGAAGTTGAAAGATTATTTTACTTTTCATTTTATGGTATAACGGTATGGTTTGAGAAAGAAAAGTGGTTAAAGAAAATTCAAAATACACCTTCATTATTAATTAAATTAGTTGATTTTTATAAGCGTAGAAATATCAATTTTATTCATTTTTATAAATTTATTCAAAGACATCAACTTGAAACGTTTTTATTTCAACTGATTGCCTCTGAATCAATTGTGTATTCATTGATAAAGAATTCAACGTTCACAAAACCACAATTTGAGACGATATTTTCTAAATATTACACTGATGAATCCATTGAAGTGTCGATTTTAGAAATCATGTTAGCAAATGCTAGAAGTTTTGATAGAAAAAGTATTCATCAGACATTCACCAAGTTATTAGCGGTAAATACAACATGGTCTAATGAAAGTATTTCTTTAATTATAGATTACTATAAAGTTTTAAGAGAAGATGGGGGAGATACGTTAAATTATGCAGATACAATTTTAGAGTATATTAGTTTATACCCTATCAATAAAGTAAATATTTCTATTAGCGATCAACTTTATTTTAAAATCAAAGAAAACCTTTCTATTGATGATTTATTGAAACACTTTTTGATTACAGAAGATAAGGTTATTCAACTATTATCCCTATTGTATTTAAAAGTAAGTACAAAAGAGTTTAATACCTTGATCAATAATAGTAAAGATAAATTTATCAGTGTCTTTTCATTTATTTTAGGAACTAAGGTACATAATACAACAACGTTATTATTATTAAATGCTTGTTTAAGGGAATACAATAATAAAAAGAATGTATCTAAAGGGTTGGTTTCCCTGATGGTAGAGGAGTTTAAAAAACAAATAATTATAAGGTTTGATTCTCTGATGAATCAATTTATTCATTCTCCTAAAAGTGTTGATATTCAAGAATGGATTGAGCTAAAATTAAACTATGAATTTATAAATGATAGATCATTTTCAAGATTATTTATTGATAAAAAATCACCTGAGAAAATCGTCTATTTTTCTATTCTATTACGTTATAATTATGATATTGGTGTTGAAAAAATATTAGATAAAACAACTATTGGTTTACTAAAAAATAGTACCTCAACAACTAGTAAAACGACTTTACGCTTATTGAAAGAATGTATAAAGGTGTTTAATAGTAACAAAATTACGCCTCAAGCATTGGCTTCTTCTATGAAAGAAGAGTTTAAAAAGCAGCTAGTAAAAAGGTTTATTTATTTAAAGGCATTATTTATCAGCAACCCCAAAAATGTTCCTTTTCAGGAATGGGTTGATCTAAAAATAAATTATGAGATAATAGAAAAAGGCTCGTTTCAAGAATTAATTACTAAGCATCTAAATGCTGATGAAGCACTTTTTTTTATTTTATATTTAACAGTTTCTTATGATGCAAAGGTTGAAGATTTAATAGGGCAAGCCAAAGGTGAAAATCATTTAGAAGGTTTATCAAAAAGTGAGACAAGAGGTGTTTATCTCGCATCGAACCTACTAAAAATGCCTATTGCTGAAGTGATAAATCGTTTGTCAACCTATCAAAAAAATAATTTAATACACCTCGGTATTAAAGATATAATTAAAGAAGATATTAATTTATTTGTTGAAAAAACGAATAGATTATGGCACTCATTTATTGCTGCTCCTTTGCAGATAAAAGCAAGAGAAAATAACATATTGGAGATCGTTTATTCTGGTGTGTTGTATGTATTTAACTTTAGATATGAGAGTAATCAAGTCGAATTTCTAGTAGCATTAAATGCATTTATTTCTCACAAGACTATCGGTAGGTTAGAAAAAGAATTAAAAAGTATTTCAGAAAAGCAAGGAAATGATTTTTCTGCAGAAATTAAAGCGCTGACAGATCGTATTACAATTAGTCTAATTCATGATATAATTAAGCGCTCAACGGGTAAGGTTGAATTATTAGGAGCTTCGCTTACGATTGAAATTGTAGCAAAAGATTTGGTTATCAGAAATGTAAAATTGAAAGAAGTAAGCTATTTTAATTTGACAGCCAACGAAAAAGAATGCTATCTATTGATAAAGAAATTAATTTATTTAGAAAATGAAAACGTTGATGTAAAGGTTATTATTAAAGAATTACATCAGTTAGTAGGTGCTTTTTCTAGCTCAAATATTAAAAGTATTGAGACATTATTAAGATGGGTTTACCCAACTACTGATTCAATTACTATTGATAAACTCTTTGCTACTAATAACTTCAATCTAACAATTGCTGACAGTGAAATTACTATCCTGTATAAAGACTATAAGGTTAAAATAATAAATAAGAAGAATGGTTACTTTATACAGTTAGATGTTTTTAATGAATTGAAAATCATTGAACAAATAATAGATGCCTTTACTGTATATAAAATAGTAGTGGATTTTAATCACTTAATCAAGCACCTTAAAAAGATTAATTCAATTGCTGATAAGGTTGATTTGTTATTACCAAATACATTAATAAAACAAGAAGAGTATGAAATAGAATTTTTAGTGGATTTAGTAATCAATAATTTATCAAATAGTATAACTGCAGCTCAATTTGAAATTTTGTTACAGTATTTTAATACAAAATCACTAAAAGAATTGGCCTATTTAAATAAATATTCAATTAGACAAAAGAATATATTATTTAGTTATTTAAATTTACGATATACTAAAAGCATTAGTGAGACTATTGAGAAATTAGAAATTGAAATTAATGATGAATTTTCAAAACATTTTTCAATAACTCTAATTTCGAAATACATTAAATCTATTCAAAACATACTTTTTTTTAAAGCTAAAAATGAAATAAAAATATCAAGAATAAAAGACGCAATAATAACTATTCTACCAAATATTAATTTTTCATATAATAGAATTTTCACTATTACATGTGAGCTATTAAAACTAAACTATACAAGACAAGAAACTATTACGCTAACATCTCTAACAAAAGATGTTGAAAAAACCATTAAAAAATGTGCTATAAAAATACCAAATGCTGGATTGGTAATAATCGCTCCATACATACAATTATTTTTTAATAGGCAGGGCTTATTAAAAGAAAATAATAAGGCTTTTAAAAATGAAAAAAGCTTGCTTAAAGGTGTTGCTTTATTACTCTACATAGCGCATAAAAATGTTTTAGTAGAAGAAGAAAGTCAACTTATTTTACCAAAGATATTGTGTGGATTAAAACTAGAAGAAACAATTTCGATAGATTTTAATCTAACAGATGATGAAAAAGAAAGTGCAGACTTTTTATTATCAACAGTTATTGAACATTGGTCTTCTTTAAAGCAAATGGAGCCAGATAGTTTAAGGGTAATGTTTTTTATAAGAGAAGGGTTATTGACTTTAAACGATGATTGGACTCTTGAAGTAGAAAAAGGGACCTATGATATTTTTGTGAAGATGTTACCGTGGTCAATTAAGATGACCATGTTACCCTGGATGGATAATAAATTAAACTGTAAGTGGGGTAAGTAA
- a CDS encoding WD40 repeat domain-containing protein, producing the protein METKTRNITALENPFLGLQPFTRDKSYLYFGRQKHVNEVVDKLVENRFSAVLGKSGIGKSSFIFCGIFPLLETKLNHDIYTFTPGTIGPLVKLINTLFNYESDQVKKQIFQNLLVDVTTFFDYYKVNNETVPVLYVDQFEELFSYDNRDGSMSLEIVKFVELLVVLTKTDKVQFHVLLTMRSDFIGNCADYPALTKCINQSQFLIPQMSMEEKKEAIINPLKYVDVEITEDLLQLIQEELGNKQDQLPSMQHAMMRTFEVWRKEQLIAEPVSTKHYTAVGGIKNSLSIHANEIFNTLNDDEKLICEKLFRSITTINKEGKGIRNPSSLERIMQIIGVKEEEKILNVITTFRKKDRAFLQPREHVEISSNSVIDITHESLMRSWELLKEWTVKETESIKRYVKLAEDAQDFQKGSRSRLRQPELQISLNWRESQQPTYEWGVRYHSSFERTMEFLTFSEKEEIKDLERTKLLQKRRNQLSRILVVIFLFLGIGGVLLGVHAYQKSKQAELKKEEAEKSKKEALASQKRAEESRNIAEDEKNKAQAEKKNAENEKHRAEHALLVADEEKQKALKAMLQAELSFAEANEQKELANNALERATVAQINAESANSRANRLQNISTARAMALNSYQLEDNEIRYLLAKQAVLGYMNNRGDGYDAEFYAAFHMATKTILGDTYNLMDTERGMITDFINTGKFMSVISFSNSISLYTNDVKNTIDLKSIVKGIAKPISDTKMVYYDYSRSLYEMNLDTYEVNLLISYIADSELVGVFKIDENHYLSIDVSGIVTQWNKNEKKNSFEPTIVATPFLEGKGSLTRSFYDAASKHIFIATDKGYVFELSLSGKQEISNIYIDQDTPIWALNADNNTLFVGTEKGEVQRWVKENKEWRKNFSSGNHKARINEIAVHPIHKNLIATAGFDGTVRLWDIDRPKKEKIIVEEKVWFSSLIFSDAGDYLYTGSQSGQLKKWPLTIPMQYRDLSTANKDFLSNEDWSKYVSSEINYDSTFFILFN; encoded by the coding sequence ATGGAAACTAAAACTAGAAATATAACAGCACTAGAAAACCCTTTCTTAGGTTTACAGCCTTTTACAAGAGATAAAAGTTATTTGTATTTTGGAAGACAAAAACATGTAAATGAAGTTGTTGATAAGTTAGTAGAAAATCGTTTTTCAGCGGTTCTAGGCAAATCTGGTATTGGTAAATCATCATTTATTTTCTGTGGTATTTTTCCATTATTAGAAACTAAATTAAACCACGATATTTATACATTTACTCCGGGTACTATTGGCCCCTTAGTAAAGTTAATTAATACTCTCTTTAATTATGAATCAGATCAAGTAAAAAAGCAAATTTTCCAGAACTTATTGGTTGATGTAACTACCTTCTTTGACTACTATAAAGTAAATAATGAGACTGTACCAGTACTATATGTTGATCAGTTTGAAGAATTATTCAGCTATGACAATAGAGATGGGAGCATGTCATTAGAAATAGTGAAATTTGTTGAATTACTTGTTGTTTTAACGAAAACAGATAAGGTACAGTTTCATGTATTATTGACAATGAGGTCTGATTTTATTGGTAATTGTGCGGATTATCCTGCTTTGACTAAATGCATAAATCAAAGTCAGTTTTTGATTCCTCAAATGTCTATGGAGGAGAAAAAAGAAGCCATAATTAACCCTCTGAAATATGTTGATGTTGAAATAACAGAAGATTTACTCCAGTTAATTCAAGAAGAACTAGGCAATAAGCAAGATCAACTTCCATCTATGCAACATGCAATGATGAGAACTTTTGAAGTTTGGCGGAAAGAACAGTTAATAGCTGAACCTGTATCTACAAAACATTATACAGCTGTTGGCGGTATTAAAAATAGCCTTTCTATACATGCAAATGAGATTTTCAATACATTAAATGATGATGAAAAACTGATTTGTGAAAAACTATTTAGAAGTATTACTACTATTAACAAAGAAGGTAAAGGGATTAGGAACCCCTCTTCTTTAGAAAGAATAATGCAAATAATTGGTGTTAAAGAGGAGGAAAAAATTCTTAATGTTATTACTACTTTTAGAAAGAAAGACCGTGCTTTTCTACAACCTAGGGAACATGTTGAAATTTCTTCGAATTCAGTTATTGATATTACTCATGAGTCTTTAATGAGATCTTGGGAGTTATTAAAAGAATGGACTGTTAAAGAAACAGAGTCTATTAAAAGGTATGTAAAACTTGCAGAAGATGCTCAAGATTTTCAGAAAGGAAGCAGGTCAAGATTAAGGCAGCCAGAGCTACAAATTTCATTAAATTGGAGGGAGTCGCAACAACCTACCTATGAATGGGGAGTAAGGTATCATTCCTCCTTTGAACGAACAATGGAATTCTTAACGTTTTCTGAAAAAGAAGAAATTAAGGATCTTGAAAGAACCAAATTATTACAGAAAAGAAGAAATCAACTCTCCCGAATTTTGGTTGTCATTTTCTTATTTTTAGGAATTGGTGGTGTACTATTAGGAGTACATGCTTATCAGAAAAGTAAACAAGCCGAACTTAAAAAAGAGGAAGCAGAAAAATCGAAGAAGGAGGCCTTAGCATCTCAAAAGAGAGCAGAAGAGAGTAGAAATATTGCAGAAGACGAGAAAAATAAAGCACAAGCAGAGAAAAAGAATGCTGAGAACGAAAAACACAGAGCTGAACATGCACTTTTAGTGGCTGATGAAGAAAAACAGAAAGCACTTAAAGCAATGCTTCAAGCAGAATTATCTTTTGCCGAAGCTAATGAACAAAAAGAACTAGCCAATAATGCATTAGAAAGAGCAACAGTAGCCCAAATAAATGCAGAAAGTGCCAATTCTAGAGCCAACAGACTCCAAAATATATCTACAGCACGAGCGATGGCTTTAAATTCTTATCAATTAGAAGATAATGAAATCAGGTATCTTTTAGCAAAACAGGCGGTATTGGGTTATATGAATAATAGAGGAGATGGTTATGATGCGGAATTTTATGCTGCTTTTCATATGGCCACAAAAACTATACTTGGAGATACTTATAATTTGATGGATACTGAAAGAGGTATGATTACAGATTTTATCAATACAGGAAAATTTATGTCTGTAATTTCTTTTTCAAACAGTATAAGTTTATATACGAATGATGTTAAGAATACCATCGATTTAAAGAGTATCGTAAAAGGAATAGCAAAACCAATTAGCGATACAAAAATGGTGTATTATGATTATTCACGGTCTTTATATGAGATGAACTTAGATACCTATGAGGTTAATTTATTAATTAGTTATATTGCTGACAGTGAATTAGTTGGCGTATTTAAAATAGATGAAAACCACTATTTATCGATTGATGTAAGTGGAATTGTTACGCAATGGAATAAAAATGAAAAGAAAAATTCGTTTGAACCAACAATAGTAGCAACACCTTTCTTAGAAGGGAAAGGGTCATTAACACGATCATTTTATGATGCTGCTTCAAAACATATTTTTATAGCAACTGATAAAGGGTATGTTTTTGAGTTGTCATTGTCAGGAAAACAAGAAATTTCAAACATCTACATTGACCAAGATACCCCAATTTGGGCATTAAATGCAGATAATAATACGCTATTTGTTGGAACAGAAAAAGGTGAAGTTCAAAGATGGGTGAAGGAAAATAAAGAATGGAGGAAGAACTTCAGTAGCGGTAATCATAAGGCAAGAATTAATGAGATAGCTGTACATCCAATACATAAAAACCTTATTGCAACTGCAGGTTTTGATGGAACTGTGAGACTTTGGGATATCGATAGACCTAAAAAAGAAAAAATTATTGTAGAAGAAAAGGTGTGGTTTTCATCATTAATATTTTCTGATGCTGGGGATTATCTTTATACAGGAAGTCAATCCGGACAATTAAAAAAATGGCCATTAACTATTCCAATGCAATATAGAGACCTTTCTACAGCCAATAAAGATTTCTTATCAAATGAAGATTGGAGCAAATATGTGAGTAGTGAAATTAATTACGATTCTACCTTCTTTATTTTATTTAATTAA
- a CDS encoding phage tail protein, translating into MATEGAYPIPKFRFKVEIEGLELSAQEITGLESEIEFIEYRTGDHSSDTKMKIPGLQKVSNVTIKKGVYNGDNELYDWFQEVKDSKNEAGSFEEKKRLVTIILMDTMESPVFKWTLTRAFPVKLSAPDLNAEDNAIAIETIELAHEGLTQEAV; encoded by the coding sequence ATGGCAACGGAAGGAGCATATCCAATTCCTAAATTTCGCTTTAAAGTAGAAATTGAAGGTTTAGAATTAAGTGCACAAGAAATTACTGGCTTAGAATCTGAAATCGAATTTATTGAATATAGAACTGGAGATCATAGTAGTGATACTAAAATGAAAATTCCAGGCTTACAAAAAGTAAGTAATGTTACAATCAAAAAAGGAGTTTATAACGGTGATAATGAACTTTATGATTGGTTTCAGGAAGTAAAGGATAGTAAAAATGAAGCAGGTTCTTTTGAAGAAAAGAAGAGACTAGTGACTATTATTCTTATGGATACCATGGAGAGTCCGGTATTTAAATGGACGCTAACAAGAGCCTTCCCAGTGAAGCTGTCGGCACCAGATTTGAACGCTGAAGATAATGCAATTGCTATCGAAACAATTGAGTTAGCACATGAAGGGTTAACGCAAGAAGCGGTGTAA